The sequence GCTGCCGCGACGTGTCGCTGGAGGTCTATCCCGGCGAGGTGCTGGCCGTGGTCGGGGAATCCGGCTCCGGCAAGTCGACCCTGCTCGGCCTGCTTTCCACCGAGCTGGAAGCCAGCGCCGGAAGCGTCTCCTACCGGCTGCGCGACGGACGGATGGCCGACCTCGCCAGCCTCGGCGCCGCCGAGAAGCGGCTGCTGATGCGCACCGATTGGGGCTTCGTGCGGCAGAACCCGGCGGACGGGCTGCGCATGGCGGTCTCGGCCGGCGGCAATGTTGGCGAGCGGCTGATGGCGGTCGGCTGGCGGCACTATGGCCATATCCGCAATGAGGCGATCGACTGGCTGGCCAAGGTCGAAATCGCCGCCGACCGGGTGGATGACGACCCGCGCGCCTTTTCCGGCGGCATGCGCCAGCGGCTGCAGATCGCCCGCAACCTCGTCACCCGCCCGCGCCTCGTGTTCATGGACGA comes from Ancylobacter polymorphus and encodes:
- the phnK gene encoding phosphonate C-P lyase system protein PhnK, which codes for MNEQPLLIAEGLSKNYGARLGCRDVSLEVYPGEVLAVVGESGSGKSTLLGLLSTELEASAGSVSYRLRDGRMADLASLGAAEKRLLMRTDWGFVRQNPADGLRMAVSAGGNVGERLMAVGWRHYGHIRNEAIDWLAKVEIAADRVDDDPRAFSGGMRQRLQIARNLVTRPRLVFMDEPTGGLDVSVQARLLDLIRQLVAELGLAVIIVTHDLAVARLLSHRMVVMRHGRVIETGITDQVLDDPREPYTQLLVSSVLAA